A stretch of Rhododendron vialii isolate Sample 1 chromosome 4a, ASM3025357v1 DNA encodes these proteins:
- the LOC131324407 gene encoding conserved oligomeric Golgi complex subunit 1, producing the protein MPQVSPSPPSPADHRRFSGGGGPDAAESLFRTKPISEIRTVESTTRKQIKDKSEELRQLVGTRYRDLIDSADSIVLMKSSCESISRNISSIHDSILRSLSSSTTPQLSSNPNPNRARTYGIACRVKYLVETPEIIWGCLDESMFVEAASRYIRARLVHYTLVNNNNNSNDNKNKNILSNFPLLQHQWQIVESFKGQISQRSKERLLDQTPGLGIAAYTDALAAVAIIDELEPKQVLALFLDSRRSCICQKLVTCDAISAFCEVLRIIQVSIGQVGELFLQVLNDMPLFYKVILATPPASQLFGSIPNPDEEVRSWKSFRDKLESVMVMLDRDFVAATCSDWLKNCGKEIVNKVNGRYLIDSIGSGRELASAEKLIRETMDSKQVLEGSLEWLKSVFGSEIELPWNRIRELVLGDDADLWDEIFEDAFVQRMKAIVDTGYDYLTRVVKVTESIHAIAEAPGDGGGFQAYLNRSYLGGGVWFMESNNKKAAPFTGSRALPGENDLSSCLNTYFGAEVSRIRDAIDSCCESVLEDLLSFLESPKAALRLKDLGPYLQNKCYRSISAILMELKKEIEHLSAALGNSKRDGQSVLLPATIVDRALFIGRVLFAFQKHSRHIPVILGSPRLWVNETTDAVSGKSDSFVRHYSVMVDSPRSGSSGKKKFDSSKRQTSLANTALFGVDDNSSPQLVELINMARDLTIRAHNLWISWVSDELSEILSHDLRQDDGLSTTSIMRGWEDTVVKQEQSDESQSEMKISLPALPSLYITSFLFRACEEIHRVGGHVLDKQILQKFALNLLEKVIGIYADFLSTAEARDSQMSDKGVLQVLLDLRFVADVLSGGDSSSIEELSKNAKSKVSFRRKQDVNQTKSAIREQVDGLVNRLSQKLDPIDWLTYEPYLWENERQSYLRHAVLFGFFVQLNRLYTDTVQKLPTNSESNIMRCSTVPRFKYLPISAPALSSRGTTKASASPSMDDVSSRSSWKNYANEDLSHNINIDDDSSFGVATPFLKSFMQVGSRFGELGSILTDGQVGRFKDKSAAAMSTFGDILPVQAAGLLSSFTASRSDS; encoded by the exons ATGCCGCAGGTCTCACCGTCACCGCCCTCCCCCGCCGACCACCGCCGCTTCAGCGGCGGCGGAGGGCCCGACGCGGCCGAGTCCTTGTTCCGCACGAAACCGATATCCGAGATCCGGACCGTCGAGTCCACCACCAGAAAACAGATCAAGGACAAGAGCGAGGAGCTCCGCCAGCTCGTCGGCACCCGCTACCGCGATCTGATCGACTCAGCCGACTCCATCGTCCTCATGAAATCCTCGTGCGAGTCCATCTCCCGCAACATCTCCTCCATCCACGACAGCATCCTCCGTTCCCTCTCATCGTCCACCACTCCGCAGCTAtcctcaaaccctaaccctaaccgcGCCCGAACCTACGGCATCGCGTGCCGCGTCAAGTACCTCGTCGAGACGCCGGAGATCATCTGGGGGTGCCTCGACGAGTCTATGTTCGTCGAGGCCGCGTCTAGGTACATTCGTGCTAGGCTAGTTCACTACACCCtcgtcaataataataataacagcAATGATAATAAGAACAAGAATATATTGTCGAATTTCCCTTTGCTTCAGCACCAATGGCAGATTGTGGAGAGCTTCAAGGGCCAGATCTCCCAGAGGAGCAAGGAGAGGTTGCTGGATCAAACCCCCGGCCTCGGGATCGCTGCGTACACCGACGCGCTCGCTGCCGTCGCCATAATCGATGAGCTCGAACCAAAGCAGGTTCTAGCGTTGTTTCTTGATTCGCGAAGGTCGTGTATTTGTCAGAAGTTAGTGACTTGCGATGCGATCTCTGCGTTCTGTGAGGTTCTGAGGATTATTCAGGTTAGTATAGGGCAAGTAGGGGAGTTGTTCTTGCAAGTATTGAATGACATGCCCTTGTTTTATAAAGTCATACTGGCTACACCTCCTGCTTCTCAACTGTTTGGGAGTATACCAAATCCCGACGAGGAAGTTAGGTCGTGGAAATCATTTAGGGATAAGTTGGAATCGGTAATGGTGATGCTTGACCGGGATTTCGTTGCTGCAACGTGCTCTGATTGGTTGAAGAATTGTGGGAAAGAGATTGTTAACAAGGTTAATGGGAGGTACTTGATTGATTCGATTGGGAGTGGTCGGGAGCTTGCTTCTGCCGAGAAGTTGATTAGGGAGACTATGGACAGTAAGCAAGTGTTGGAGGGTAGTTTGGAGTGGCTAAAGAGTGTGTTTGGTTCTGAAATTGAATTGCCGTGGAACAGGATTCGTGAGCTTGTTTTGGGAGATGATGCCGATCTGTGGGACGAGATATTTGAAGATGCTTTTGTTCAGAGGATGAAAGCTATCGTAGATACAGGATATGACTATTTGACCAGAGTTGTTAAGGTGACGGAATCAATTCATGCCATTGCAGAAGCTCCGGGTGACGGGGGTGGTTTCCAGGCCTACTTGAACAGATCTTATTTGGGAGGCGGGGTTTGGTTCATGGAATCAAACAATAAGAAGGCTGCCCCCTTCACTGGTTCCAGAGCACTCCCCGGGGAGAACGATTTAAGTAGCTGTCTTAATACCTACTTTGGTGCTGAAGTCAGCCGGATTAGGGATGCAATTGACAGCTGCTGCGAGAGTGTTCTTGAGGATCTCTTGAGCTTCCTAGAGTCTCCAAAGGCAGCTTTGAGGTTAAAGGATCTAGGGCCATATCTCCAGAATAAGTGTTATAGGAGCATTTCTGCCATATTGATGGAACTCAAGAAGGAGATTGAACACTTGTCTGCTGCCCTAGGAAACAGCAAGAGGGATGGTCAGTCTGTGTTATTACCAGCTACAATTGTTGATAGAGCTCTATTTATTGGGCGCGTCCTTTTTGCATTTCAGAAACACTCAAGGCACATTCCGGTGATACTTGGTTCACCAAGGTTGTGGGTGAATGAAACCACGGATGCTGTTTCTGGGAAGTCCGATTCCTTTGTTAGGCATTATAGTGTTATGGTTGATTCTCCTAGGTCTGGTAGCTCTGGTAAGAAAAAGTTTGACTCTTCTAAAAGGCAAACCTCTCTGGCTAACACGGCTTTGTTTGGAGTGGATGATAATTCAAGCCCACAACTTGTGGAACTCATTAACATGGCAAGAGATCTTACCATTAGAGCTCACAACTTGTGGATATCATGGGTTTCTGATGAACTTTCAGAAATTCTCTCTCACGATCTAAGGCAAGATGATGGGTTATCAACAACAAGTATCATGAGA GGCTGGGAAGACACTGTAGTCAAGCAAGAACAGTCTGATGAAAGCCAGTCAGAGATGAAAATATCACTCCCGGCCTTGCCTTCTCTTTACATTACTTCATTCCTCTTCCGAGCATGTGAAGAAATTCATCGAGTTGGAGGTCATGTACTTGATAAGCAAATTCTGCAAAAATTTGCATTGAATCTACTGGAAAAG GTCATTGGTATATATGCGGACTTCCTTTCTACTGCAGAGGCTCGTGATTCTCAAATGTCAGATAAAGGTGTCTTGCAAGTTCTATTGGACTTAAGATTTGTGGCTGATGTTCTATCGGGAGGTGATTCGAGTTCAATTGAGGAGCTATCAAAAAATGCTAAGTCCAAGGTTTCTTTCAGACGGAAGCAGGATGTAAACCAGACCAAGTCAGCCATCAGAGAGCAGGTTGATGGCTTGGTAAATCGGCTTTCACAGAAGTTGGATCCCATCGATTGGCTCAC GTATGAGCCGTACCTATGGGAGAATGAAAGGCAGTCGTACCTACGGCATGCTGTCCTCTTTGGCTTCTTTGTCCAGCTTAATCGGCTGTATACAGATACTGTTCAAAAGTTACCCACCAACTCAGAATCAAATATTATGAGATGCTCCACTGTTCCTAGGTTTAAATACCTTCCCATCAG TGCTCCAGCATTGTCTTCAAGAGGGACAACTAAAGCTTCTGCTTCACCTTCTATGGATGATGTTTCTTCAAGAAGCTCTTGGAAAAATTATGCAAATGAAGACCTCTCTCACAACATTAATATTGATGACGACTCAAGTTTTGGGGTGGCTACCCCTTTCTTGAAGTCTTTCATGCAG GTTGGCAGCAGATTTGGGGAGCTGGGATCCATACTAACAGATGGGCAAGTTGGCAGGTTCAAGGACAAATCAGCTGCTGCCATGTCGACATTCGGTGACATTCTACCTGTCCAAGCTGCTGGTCTCCTTTCGTCCTTCACAGCTTCCAGATCAGACTCGTGA